Genomic DNA from Candidozyma auris chromosome 1, complete sequence:
GCGTGGGGGGATCAGCCAAATTCTTCATATTAAGCTTCATGCCTCTTCTCTGAGATAACGATGGTTTTTTGCTCAACTCGAAGGAGTTATTCAGGGAAGGCAGCATGGGCGGACGAATAAAAGGGGAAGAGTCGGATGGTGGCAGTTCTAGGGAAGGGGAAGGCACAAGCCCTGATTTTGGCACTGGATTATCGGATGCCAGCTGTGGTCTGACGTGAGGTAACGGTGGTAAGGGCTTTGTGGGGATGTTGGGCATATGCAATTGGCTGTGAGGAGTGGAAGGCAGTCTACCTTCACTTGGAGACTCTTTGACGGGCTGGCTGGCTCTCTTCTGTTGAAAAGCCAAGATTCTGGCGTGGACGTCGCTGCTCAAGGGCCCATGGCAGGTTGTCACAGGGGGGGATGTCTGTCCATCATAGGTGGACTTCGGCGTCGACACGGAGAGCTTTGCCATACGTGAGGCCGAATCGTCGACACCTTTCTCGTCAGACATCAGTGGATCAGATTAGGTGTGGGAATGGGACAGGCAGCACTCGGTTACCAGGAAGAAAAATGGATATAGGATGGAATCAAGTGTGTTGGAAAGAGTAACAATGCGGTAGTAACAATTCAGGGGAAACACCTGGTGGTAGGGGAAGGAAAAAGGGATGATGACAAAAACGCCGGTAAGGAGTGGTAAAGGCCACTGTGGGCAGCAAGTAAAAATTGGAGAAAGGGAAATTGGgttggaaaagaagaaaaaaaaattggatgaaaaaaagaagatgtagATCAACTCTAGATACGAGGGAGGGCCTGCCGACAGCTTGTGTGAGTGAAGTAGTGAAACGATATGAGGGACTTCGTAGAAGGGCGCGCGCGACAGCTCTCAGTGGGAAAACGCAGAACACTGGCAAATACACGCCTTACACTCGGGAGAGGGATGCTACTGAGGATCGGTGGATGGTAATAGATAGAGATTGCACAAGGTGCGCGGCAATTAGCGGAGTCCAACTATATAACGAAGCATAGCAATTGGTCAATCGAAGTATAATCTGTCAAAATCTATTGGTATTCTTCTCTGTGTGCAAGCGTGTAGGGGCGCTGCGAGCCACCAGAGAAAGTTTGCGGTCGCCCATCGCGGCTTCAATGAGCAGTGGTGCGAGAGGCCCTAGGGCAGGCAGGTTCACGGCTGCGGCGGCGTTAGAAAACGGAGCACGCGATGCCAGTGCGGATTTCTACGGAAGTTCCCAGGTGCGCCCGCCTCTGGGGCAGGAAGGCTGAGGAATAAGCTTGAGGAGGTGCCGAAGCGAGACACGAGGGAAGCAGAACAGCAGTGAAGGTAGCAAAATGTGGAAGAGGATAGTGAAGTTCGAAGTTGGACAGGATTATTTGCAAGAATTTCTTCATATTTTGCAAAGGGGGTCCTTGAAAAATGGTGGGTGCGGAGCTTGGGCGGGCAGAAGGCGGCCCGGTTGCTCGGGCTGAAAGGGTCCTTTCACTGGGTCCACGGTGAGAAGAGGCGTGCAAGATCCCTCTAGGGCGActtcttgactttttcGGGATGCCTCAGCCATGCAAATGCGAACTTTTCGTTGCACCCTGGTTTGCTAATAAttgtttttctttctaAAATTGACTTTTTTTCTAAAAATTGAACTATTTTCCGCTAAATTAGGTTCTTGTGGTGCAATGGTGCATAACGAAACATGTCATTTTGCATTTCACCGGTCGTATTCCTGTTGCGTTCAAACGTACATGGCGaaagagctttttgacGTTCCATGCCTCTGTTGATTGGTGCGAACTTTCTGACTGCAAAATTCGCATGTAGACTTGTCGCAACTTCTACCGAACGTCTGCACCTTTTGCAAGTCCCTGTTGTCTTTCCTGACATTTAACATGCTTCTGCTTATTTTCCTCTGGGTCAACTGTTTGATGCTCCCGATCAATCGTTACCTCGTTGTGGCTGGTTTATGTTGCTGGGGCTCGCCTCGATGCGGTGTTTCTCCCTCCCCCTTATACCAGACAATGCTGCCGTATCTAGGCGAAGTCCCACCACTAAGTGATTCCATATAGGATATATTGTCAATTGGCCAAACGCTTTATCTCTAGAGACCTTGGAGGGCTCCATCTGGAAGTAACCGGGTGTTCATGTGACACAGTGCACGTGCAACATCAGCCGTCTTCACTTGCTATCATTCATACAGATCCCACAACTACAAGTGTCATATCAGTACATGGCAAATGAGTTGCAGATCCAGATTTGTGACCTCGATACGTACCAACACGTAACGACCCCGTTGGATCAGCTACATGGACTTGTTCCTAAAGTTCCATTCATCAGGATCTACGGGACCTTGAGGGTTGAGGGCTCAGAAACCCACGCGTATAACGTCCTTGTACATGTGCATAACTACTACCCGTACGTCTACATCGACTGTCCCAACTCAAAATTCAGAGCGCTTGATGATGCATATCTCAAAGACCTCAAGAACTATTTCAACCAGGAGATCCAAAAGTCTTTTCAGAAGAGGGCCGTAGAGGCGGATGAATCTGATGGCGATATAGATGATGATCCCGATTGCAACCTGAACTTCGTTGCTTGTGTTGAGTACTGTCGAGGGGCACCAGTGTATGGGTATCACCTTGGTTTCAAGCAAGTTCTCAGggtgctgcttcttctgcctctATACAAAACTAGGTTAGTCAGGTTGATTACCTCTAACAAAGTTGATGTATGGAACTTTGACggaaaaataaaaagaaggttGGGAATTCCAAATCTTTATGAGGCCCATATTCCTTACACATCTCAGTTCCTAGCTGATTACAACCTTTATGGTTGTGCTTATCTACGAACTAAGAATGCATATTTTAGGGCGCCTTTAATCAACCATTCTAATGTCAAAATTGATCCCTTGAAGAGCTACCTCAAGCCATTCCTTGCAGATAATAATATATTGCAGTCCAAGCGCTACCCTCGAATAGGTAGGTCGCTACTTGAAATTGACATACATCCAAAGGACATCTTAAATCGTTCTGATCTAATCGAAAGGCGAAACCATAACGACTTTTCCgaattcaacaaagagtTTAATCCAGCACACATTCACTTGTCCTCTTTGAGGTTCACATTCGAGGATTTAAAATATCAATGTATCCTCAGAGATATGAATAACACTTCTCAGTTACTCCATGAGCTGTATTCCCAAGTATTTAGCCGTATAGGCGAAAAGGGATATCAGAATTGGGAAACATTGGAGCGATATCGTGAGCTCATCGCATACGttgccaagttgaacgGGGCCACGAACTTCAGTGATCCGAATACATATTATGACAACGTTATCAAGCCATCCTTAAATGGGGACATTCCAActtgttttgaaagcattgaTCGCTCTTCATCATTAGAcaaatttcaaaagctGACACCGCTCAGTTTCCAGGACGACTTAAAACGATGGGCAGATTTCGACTCTCTCTTTATCTTTGAGGCTGATGAACGTAGAAAAGTTGGGTCTGAAAACCTGGCCAGTTCTTCGGTGgtcttgcaaaaaagcATTTCAGATGATCAGAAGattgatgaggagttgtcaccatcaagaagaccaCATCAGGTGGACATGCAAATCTCATCACCAGACCTACTGCTGGTGTCTTCCAGTTCACTGAACCCACAGAGTGCGGATCCTAGTCAAAAACCCAATGTTAAAAGCATTTTTACGTTTGCAAACTCTCGGCATACTCCTCTTAAACGATCACATTCCCAAGTAGATTCATATGATTCCAATTCTCTGGGATCAGCTTTCACCCAATCACTGCATTGTCTTGTCAAAAATCCAAAGGTTCTATTGGAGTACACTTCTGCCTcagaattgaagaagtcaaactTTATCAAGACATTGAAGCTGGCTGGAATGATGGAAATTGACTATAATGACCCTTCTTACTCGAACATAGAAGATGTTCATGCCAAGCCTCTAATATTTGCTAACAAAAAGATCGTTGTTCCGCATCTGGGTGATGAGACATTGACACCATATTTCGACAGatctgttgaagttgaggagattgatgaagatcTGCGACGTGAGATCACTGTAGCCAAACCTCAATTCTGGCAGTACATTCCCGATCCGCCCACAAAACTATTCATTAGAAACTGGGCCgctgtttttgaaaaaaatcaccaatACAAAAACAAACGCTTTAGGTCCCAGATTGAGCCAGCTGTGACACAAACATATGATTTCAAGTATTCTTACAGATCGGTCAAAGTTGCTAGAAATCCCAGTGGGTTCTTGAACATGACCACTCTTCATATGGAAGTGCATGTCAATACTACCTCAGAAAATGCTCCAAACCCACACACGGATGCAATTTGTGCAATCGTATATCATTTTGATGATGCAAATAGTATGTTTAGAGATAACAAAGAAACCACAGCTGTCATGGTATGTCCTCCACGTTCGGATCATGCTCGCCTTCTGGATATTTACCAAAAGGTTGCTTCCATGATGGGTGTCACGATgaaagtttttgaatcaGAGAAATCAATGATAAGCTCGTTCTTGGAATACATCGACCTATTTGATCCGGACATCTTGTCGGGCTACGAAATTAATGCCTCAAGTTGGGGATACTTAGTGGAACGTTACAATGAAATTTATGAAGAAAATCTTCTTGCTAGACTTAGTCGGTCTCAATTCAAAAGTAATGGGAAGTTTGGTGATCGTTGGGGATATACACATACGTCAACTCTTAAGATCAACGGGCGGCATCTACTTAACATCTGGAGAGTCCTTCGCTCAGAGCTCAGTCTTACATCGTACTCTCTTGAAAACGTTTGCTTCCACTTACTACATCAAACTCTACCCAAAGTTGAAAACAGAGAGCTCAGTATGTGGTTCTTGAGTGGAAACTTTAGCAAGACGTTCATGCTATGTAAATATCTCATCCATCGTGTTGAGCTCATACTAAAGATAATGAGTGTTCAAGAGATCGTCTTACGGAACGTCGAGCAATCGAGATTGATTGGTGTAGACTTCAATTCCAACTTCTATCGGGGCTCGCAATTCAAAGTGGAATCTATATTGTTGCGTATTGcgaaagaagaga
This window encodes:
- the REV3 gene encoding DNA-directed DNA polymerase, with protein sequence MANELQIQICDLDTYQHVTTPLDQLHGLVPKVPFIRIYGTLRVEGSETHAYNVLVHVHNYYPYVYIDCPNSKFRALDDAYLKDLKNYFNQEIQKSFQKRAVEADESDGDIDDDPDCNSNFVACVEYCRGAPVYGYHLGFKQVLRVSLLSPLYKTRLVRLITSNKVDVWNFDGKIKRRLGIPNLYEAHIPYTSQFLADYNLYGCAYLRTKNAYFRAPLINHSNVKIDPLKSYLKPFLADNNILQSKRYPRIGRSLLEIDIHPKDILNRSDLIERRNHNDFSEFNKEFNPAHIHLSSLRFTFEDLKYQCILRDMNNTSQLLHESYSQVFSRIGEKGYQNWETLERYRELIAYVAKLNGATNFSDPNTYYDNVIKPSLNGDIPTCFESIDRSSSLDKFQKSTPLSFQDDLKRWADFDSLFIFEADERRKVGSENSASSSVVLQKSISDDQKIDEELSPSRRPHQVDMQISSPDLSSVSSSSSNPQSADPSQKPNVKSIFTFANSRHTPLKRSHSQVDSYDSNSSGSAFTQSSHCLVKNPKVLLEYTSASELKKSNFIKTLKSAGMMEIDYNDPSYSNIEDVHAKPLIFANKKIVVPHSGDETLTPYFDRSVEVEEIDEDSRREITVAKPQFWQYIPDPPTKLFIRNWAAVFEKNHQYKNKRFRSQIEPAVTQTYDFKYSYRSVKVARNPSGFLNMTTLHMEVHVNTTSENAPNPHTDAICAIVYHFDDANSMFRDNKETTAVMVCPPRSDHARLSDIYQKVASMMGVTMKVFESEKSMISSFLEYIDLFDPDILSGYEINASSWGYLVERYNEIYEENLLARLSRSQFKSNGKFGDRWGYTHTSTLKINGRHLLNIWRVLRSELSLTSYSLENVCFHLLHQTLPKVENRELSMWFLSGNFSKTFMLCKYLIHRVELILKIMSVQEIVLRNVEQSRLIGVDFNSNFYRGSQFKVESILLRIAKEENMLLNSPSKNQVHDMRALDSIPLIMEPDSNFYKSPLVVLDFQSLYPSIMIAYNYCYSTLLGPIEGYEQNKNVVGYLPHLKLPRGIIDILLKNDGINISPNGMMFVSSRFRRSILSRMLQEILNMRINVKAVAGAFREDIELAKLYNSKQLALKLIANVTYGYTSASFSGRMPNSDIADAIVSTGREILTKSIEIIEGSPFEAKVVYGDTDSLFVYFPGRSKEQAFEFGKQLAKDITEFFPDPIKLKFEKIYHPSVLLAKKRYVGQCYEFEDQKVPKFEAKGIETIRRDGIPAQSKMVGKSLWILFDTKDLSKVKSYVIDQFQKIFLNKVNVKDFCFAKEVRYGSYKNEKYLPPGAILAQKKVSKDPRSEPQYRERIPYLVTRDSTKERVKDRCVSPDQYVSSYSSNDPLELDFEYYITRVLIPPLERVFNLMGVNIQEWYREMPKSTTHLALTKQDVTKISDIVQYDQCYFCQRSLKHSPSRYLCQFCYGQEMGLAIDAVSMVKQKESQVMDYERVCTACIHRNFANTSSVEYVWHCTNGDCQIYYGRVKCSREYGNMVARSDQVMKELDLQW